The genomic window GCCAGGATCAAACTCTTCATTAAAACTTTATATATTTATTGACTAGGTCAAATAATTTACACTTACCATTTTTTAAACAACAAATAAGGTTGTTTGCTTGTCATATTTCTCTATTCTGTTGTTAATGTCCTTCGTTTTTTCTGTCCCTCTCGTGGACAAGAAATATCTTACCACTTTTCTCATTTTATGTCAACAATTTTTTTTAATTTTTATAATTTTTTTTAATTTATCTTTGAAATCATTAACTTTTTTATATTTCTTTTTCTATTTTTTATTAGAAATTTACTTAGAATTTTTTATGAAACTTTAAAGTTATAAAAATTATTTATCAAAATTTTTATTTTTGAGCATATACAAGATATGGTATCTTTAATTTTTCATACTACTATATAATGTAGAAATAAAAAAGAGTTGCTATATTTTATAATATAACAACTCCTCCATTATTCTATAATTTATTTTTTTCTAAAATCTGTCCTATATATTTTTTTATAGTATTTAGATAGATTACCTTCGAACTCTCTTTCATTAGAAGTAAAAATTTCTCATTTGTTCCTGTATCACTCGAACAAAGTTTAATAGCTTCCTCTTCTACTTTTAATTTTTCATAATCATCTAATTTTTCAAATTCCTCTATTATATCTATTGGTATATCTAATTCTTCTTTTAAATTTTTAATGTCAGTAACATTTATAGATTTTTTAATACTTTTTCTAGCTTGTTTTATTTTTTTCTTGCTAATTATTGTTTTTTCCTTTACTTCGTTATTAAATAGAGTCAGGTTTTGTTTTTCTGTTATCTCTCCTCTATCTATATTTTTAAGAACACCATTTATATATTGAACCAAAGTTGTTTTTATATTTTTAGTCAGATTTTTATATAAAATCTTTAATACTTCTCCTGCTAGTTCCTCTCCATCTTCATTAAATATCTTTTTAATTTTAGTATCTGTTCTCTTATCCCAAGCTCTTGCTACATAAATATTTCTTTTAGCTTTTTGAATAAGTTCTACTAAAGACATAGGAAGATCTTTATATGGGTCTGCTTTTGGCTTTTGAGTTGGTTTTTTCTTAGGCACTTCTTTTAATGGAGTTTCTTTTTTAATTGGTTCGTTAATCTCTATTATTTCAGCTTCCTCTATATCATCTAATTTTTGTTTTTTACTAGAAATATTAGATGATGAACCACTATTTTTATTTTTGTTCATAAGCATTTTAGCTTTATTTCCCTCTATAAATGTTGAAATATGACATTCTCCATCTTTTTCTAGATTAAAAGTATAATTTATATAATAGGTATCTTCTTTTTTAGACTCATCATAAGAATACTCTAAAACATATCCTAACTCAACCAAAACATCAAAAGCTTTTAATACTCTTTTTAAAACTTGTTTAGCTCTACTTAATATATATATCTTTGTCTTTCCAGTTTTTGTAGTTCTTTCTGTTTCTTGTTCCATTCTAAGTGGAATTATCGCAGCTAGGGTTCTTAGATTTATTCTTCCATCTATTTCATCGTATCTTATTTTACTTATATATTTATATATTCTTCCAGCAATAGGGTCTTTTGTTATTATCTCCATAAGAGCTTTGGAATTATATTTTATATATCTTTTGTCTTTTATCTTTTGTCTTATATTTTTATTTAAAAGAACTCTATAAAAAACTTTTTTTCCTTTTTTTAATTTTTGATATGTAAGAAGTTTAAACTCCTCATCTTCAAATCTATACTTTCCAAATTTTGTATGATTAGAAACAACAAACTGATACTCTGTACTTTTTAGATTTTTTAGAGCTTGCTCTACTTTTGTATAATAAACCCTGTTCATCTTATTTCCCAAAAAGTTAACTATAAAATCTGATATCTCAAATTCTATATATTCCCCTTCCTCTGTTGGAGAATCTTTTTTTCCCTCATACATACAGATAAGATAGTTATAGATTTTTTCTTCAAACATTGAAGGTTGATAAACCATATCTGTATTATCTTTAGCAACTAAAGTACAATACATAGTTACTCCCAAATCTTCAAAAGAATATTGAAAGTTTATTCTCTTATTTTGTTTTTGAGGTGTGAAGAATGGAAAGACTATCATCTCTACTGGAATATTTATTATATTCCCTTGTAAATTTAAAAAGTTTCCCGCTCCTTGGATAACAACTTCTTTAACTTCAATATCTGGAAGTTCTTTCATCTTCATATCCATTTTATTGATATCTTCTATCAAAGAACCACTTGAAGCAATATTAAAACTTTCTACTATATCTCCATATTCTTTGTCTTTTTCAGCCATAAACTCCTTCTCCCAATAAGAATTTTTATATGTATATTCTCAATAATATTTTTCCTCAGGTATCATATTATAAAACTAAAAATACATTATTACAAGTTTTTTTTTATTTTTTTTAAATTTTATGTTTATACTCAATAATAAAATAATATATATATGATTATAAATCTAATAAATTCAATATTTTTTATAAAGTTTTTATCATATTTTTATTTTATCAATATAGATATAAATCTAATAAATTCAATAAAAGATTTTTCTGTCATATTGTATATGCTCATTAATAATTTAATATTTTAAACTTTTATTGATTTACATGAAGAAAAAATTATTATATTTTTATTTTCTCAGTAAAATCAAGGAATAATATTTCTGTATATATTCAATAATAATTTAAATACTATCTTTTTCTTTGAAAATCAAGCTGTATTTATTATCAGCTTTATTTTTATCTAGAAAAATCAAGCTAAAAATAAATGTATAATATCAATAATATTTTTTATTTTATATAAATCTTTGAAATTATTAACTATTTTTTATGTTATATTTTTTTTACTAAGTATTTATCAGTATTTTAAAAGTGTATATGAATAATAATAAGAAAAAAATTTTTTTTATTTATTTTCAATAGAAAAATAAATTTTTTTGGGAAACTTAGTCTGTACATTATACATAATAACAATTAAACAAAAAACAACCTAAAAGATTTGTCGTTTTTTTATTTTTTGTTTATTATTTTTTATAAAATACAAACTTTTTGGAAATAATTAAAATTAAAAGAAAAAACTAGAAAATAAATAAAAAGAAAAATCTGAATAAAAAAGAAAATAATTTGAAAAAAATAATAAATATACTTGACAAATTTGCTTTTTTCTTTTAAAATAATATACTGTAATATAGAAATTTTTAGGAGGTGAATTTTTAGAAATGGCAAAATTCCATACATACCAACCAAATAATAGAAAATACAAAAAAGACCACGGATTTAGAGCTAGAATGAAAACTAAAGGTGGAAGACAAGTATTAAAAAGAAGAAGAGCTAAAGGAAGAAAAAGATTATCAGCATAGAACCCGGTGTAGCAAATCACCGGGTTTTTTGAAATAATGGAGATTATTTATGGAAAATTTAAAGAAGAATGCTGAATTTCAAAAAATTTATAATTTTGGAAAAAAGAGTTATGGATATTATTCTCTTGTATTTTTTATGAAAAATAATTTGGATCACAATAGATGTGGTTTTGTAGCTAGTAAAAAAATAGGAAATGCAGTTTGTAGAAATAGAATAAAAAGATTATTTAGAGAATACTATAGAGAGATGGAAGAAAAAATACAAGTAGGATATGATTTTATTTTTGTAGGAAAAAGAAGTGCCGGAGAGAAATTTAAAGAGTTAAAGTTCCAGGAGATGAAAAAAGATATTGATAAGGTTTTTAAAAGATCAAATCTTTTCAAAGATTAAATTAATTTTGAAAAAAATAGTTTTACTCTTAATAAGAGGATATCAAAAATTTTTGTCCCCTATTTTGGGTAAAAATTGTATATTTATTCCAAGTTGTTCAGCTTATACCTATGAAGCTATTGAAAAATATGGTATAATTGGAGGAGGGCTGTTGGGAATAAAAAGAATATTAAGATGTCATCCTTTTAATCAAGGAGGTTATGACCCAGTACCTGAACTAAATAAAAATAAGGAGAGAAAGAAGTAAATGAATTTTTTGTACGCTATATTTGAGAAAATTTTAGTAATGTTTCACCAAGTGACTGGAAGCTATGGAATGGCTATCATACTTTTAACGATTTTTATTAAGATTGTTTTATTACCTCTTACAATAAAACAAGATAAATCTATGAAAGAGATGAAAAAGTTACAACCTAAAATAGAAGAGATTAAAAAGAAATATGGTTCTGATAAACAATTGTTAAATCAAAAAACTATGGAACTTTATCAAGAACATAAAGTTAATCCAGCTGGAGGATGTCTTCCAATAATCATTCAATTACCTATATTATGGGCTTTATTTGGTGTTTTAAGAAAAGAAGGAGTTATTCCTGATGAAACATTCTTATGGTTTACTTTAGCAGCTCCAGATAAATTCTATATATTACCAATATTAAACGGAGTAGTTTCATTTGTTCAACAAAAAGTAATGGGATCAGCAGACAACCCTCAAATGAAACAAATGATGTATATGTTTCCTATAATGATGATATTTATCTCTTATAAATTACCAGGAGGGTTACAATTATATTGGTTAATGTCAAGTTTAACTGCTGTTATACAACAATATTTCATTATGAAAAGAGGAGAGTAGTTTCTTATGGCAGAAAATATTGAAATTAAGGCAATGAGCTCTGAAGAAGCTAAACAAAGAGCTATCAGAGTATTAAACATAAAAGAAGAACAAATTTTAAATGTAATAGAAAAAGTAAAAAGCAAATCTTTTTTAGGACTTTTCTCAAAAGAGGGGACTTATGAAGTAGAATATACTTTAGAAGAAATAGTGCCTCAAATTGAAAAAGAAGAGGAAAAAATAGTTGAGGAAGTAAAAGTTGTAGAAGTTGAGCCAATCGACGAAAGACATACAGCTAGAGACCTTAGAAAAGAAAGAAATGAAAGAAAAGCTAAGCAACAAAAACCAGCTAAACCTTTTGAGAAAAAAGAAAAACCAAAGGTAGAAGTTGCTATAACAAAAGAAGTAAAAGTAGAACAAGAAAAGAAAATCGAAAATGTAGAACCAGACCAAGAAAAAGTTGCTAGAATATTAGAAGTGACAAAAGGTCTAATTGAAAATATGGGACTAAATTTAGAGGTTGAATTTAGTGGAACTGTTGGAAAAAATTATGTTATAAATATCTCTGGTGAAGATAAAGGGATAATCATTGGTAAAAAAGGAAAAACTTTAAATAGTTTTGAATATCTATTAAACTCTTTAATAAAAGATATAAGAATAGATGTTGATGTTGAAGGGTTCAAAGAAAAAAGAAATGATACTTTGATAGAACTTGCAAATAAAATGGCTATAAAAGCTATAAAAACTAAAAAAGTAATAAGACTTAATCCAATGCCTCCTAGAGAAAGAAAAATAATTCACGAGATTATCAATCAATATCCAGAATTAGATACTTATAGTGAGGGTAAAGATCCAAAGAGATATATAATTATTAAAAGAAAAAGATAAGAGGGTGAGGTATAATGTTTGATACCATCGCTGCTATATCAACACCTCGTGGAGAAGGTGGAATAGGTATAGTTAGATTATCAGGTGATGAATCTTTAGGTATATTATCAAAAATATTCAAACCAAAATCAAAAAAAGATGTAAAAGATATAAAGAGTTATACAATTAACTATGGACATATTTATGATGGAGATGAATTAATAGACGAAGTTTTAGTTTCTGTTATGAAAGCTCCTAACACATATACTAGAGAAGATATAGTGGAGATAAATTGTCATGGTGGTTATCTTATAACTCAAAAAGTATTGGAACTTGTACTAAAAAGTGGAGCTAAAATAGCAGAGCCAGGAGAGTTTACAAGAAGAGCTTTCTTAAATGGAAGACTTGATCTTACTCAAGCTGAAGCTGTAATAGATTTAATCCACGGAAAAACAGATAAAAGTATTTCTCTTTCTTTAAATAACCTAAGAGGAGATTTAAGAGATCAAATAAACCATTTGAAAAAAATACTTTTAGATGTAGCAGCTCATGTAAATGTAGTTTTAGATTATCCTGAAGAAGGGGTAGATGAGCCAATACCAGAACATCTAATAATAGAATTACATAATGTAAAAGATACAATAACAAAACTTGTAGAGTCTTATGATAAGGGAAAAATGATAAAAGAGGGGATAAAAACAGCAATAGTTGGAAAACCTAATGTTGGAAAATCAAGTCTTCTTAATTCAATCCTTAGAGAAGAAAGAGCTATTGTAACAAGCATAGCTGGTACAACAAGAGATACGATAGAAGAAATTATAAATATAAAAGGTATTCCATTGATAATGGTTGATACTGCTGGAATAAGAAAAACTCAAGATGAGGTTGAAAATATAGGGGTACAAAAATCTAAAAAGATGTTAAAAGAAGCAGACTTAGTTTTATTTGTACTTGATTCATCAAGAGATTTTTCAGATGAAGATAGAGAGATTTATGATAGTATTGAAAGTGAAAAAGTAATAGGAATCCTTAATAAGATAGATATGGAGAAAAAACTTGATATCACAAATCTTACTAAGGTAAAAAAATGGATAGAGATATCAGCTCTTGAAAATATAGGAATAGATACTCTTGAAAATGAAATATATAACTTTATACTTTCAGAAAATATAGAAGATAGTTCAGAGAAACTTATAATCACAAATATTAGACATAAATCAGCTCTTGAGAAAACTAAAAAATCAATAGAGAATATATTTGAAACAATAGATATGGGTTATCCAATGGATTTGATAGCAGTAGATTTAAATGATGCTTTAGATTCTCTATCAGAAGTGACAGGAGAAATATCTAGTGAAGATTTACTAGACCATATATTCAGTAATTTTTGTGTTGGAAAATAAAAAATTAAGGTTAACATCGGTTAACCTTATTTTTTGTCTTATAGATTGTAAAAAAATAAAGATTATTAATGTATATATACATTAATAAAAAAAGAGGAGAAATTTTAGATGGATAATTTATATGATGTTATAGTCGTAGGTGGAGGACACGGTGGTGTAGAAGCAGCCCTTGCCTCTGCAAGACTTGGAAGAAGAACTTTACTTATAACTTTATCTCTTGATACAATTTCAATGATGTCTTGTAACCCATCGATAGGTGGACCAGGAAAAAGTAATCTAGTGGCAGAAATGGATATACTTGGTGGAGAGATGGGAAGACATATAGATAAATATAATCTTCAATTAAAAGATTTAAATACAAGTAAAGGTCCTGCAGCTAGAATAACTAGAGGTCAAGCTGATAAATATCTTTATAGAGTAAAAATGAAAGATTTAGTAGAAAATACTAAAAATCTTGATTCATTACAAGAATCAGTTGATGAGATTATAGTGGAAAATGGAAAAATAAAAGGTGTAGTTACATCTTTAGGACTTAGATATTACGCTGATGCTGTTGTACTTGCAACAGGAACTTTCCTAAATGGAAGAATAGTTATTGGAGATATAGAATATGTAGGTGGAAGACAAGGAGAGAAGGCTGCTGAGAAGTTATCAGATAGCATTATAAAAGCTGGAATTCATATGGAGAGATACCAAACAGCTACACCTCCAAGAGTTGATAAAAAGACTGTAGATTTTTCTAAGACTGAGGAGTTATTTGGAGAGAAACACCCAAGATATTTTTCAATTTTTACTGAGAAAGATGAAAATAATGTAGTGCCAACTTGGCTTACTCATACAACTGAAAAAACTATTGATAAAATTCAAGAGCTTTTAAAATATTCTCCAATTGTTTCAGGGATAATAGAAACTCACGGACCGAGACATTGCCCATCAATAGATAGAAAAGTTTTAAATTTCCCAGAAAAGAAAAATCATCAAATTTTCTTAGAGTTAGAATCTAGTGAGTCAAATGAACTTTATATCAATGGACTTACAACAGCAATGCCTCCATTTGCTCAAGATGAGATTTTAAAAACAATAGCGGGGCTAGAAAATGCTAAAATAATGAGATATGGATATGCTGTTGAATATGATTATATACCAGCTTATCAAATGTATCCAAGTCTTGAAAATAAAATAGTTGAGGGACTTTTCACAGCAGGACAAATAAATGGTACTTCTGGTTATGAGGAAGCAGCAGCTCAAGGATTTATAGCAGGAGTTAACGCAGCTAGAAAAACTATGGGAAAAGAGCCTGTTATAATAGATAGAAGTGAAGGATATATTGGAGTTTTAATTGATGATATTATTCATAAGAAAACTCCAGAACCATATAGAGCTTTACCATCTAGATCTGAGTATAGACTTACTTTAAGATTTGATAATGGATTTATGAGACTTTTAGATAAAGCTATTGAGATTGGAATTTTATCAGAAGACAAGATTGAAACTTTGAAAAAGGCAAAAGAAGATGTCTTGAGAGAAGTTGAAAATCTAAAAGCATTAAAAGTTCCAATGAGACAAGCTAATGAAATATTAAAAAAATATGGTTCAGACAAACAAGTTACAAAAGGTATTACAGCTAATGAGCTTTTAAAATTTAAAGAGATAACTTATGAAATTATGGCTGAAGAGTTAGGATTAAATATAGAGGAATATCCAAATTTTGTAAGAAGTCAAATAGAAACAATGACAAAATATGATATTTTTATTAAAAGAGAAAATGAACAGATAGAAAAATTCAAAAGACTTGAGGGGATAATGATACCTAAAGATTTTGATTTTGAGAAAGTGGTAGGAATATCAAATATAGCTCGTGCAGGACTTTGTGAAGTAAAACCCTTATCAATAGGTGAAGCTAGTAGAATAAGTGGAGTAACAGGAAATGATATAGCTATTCTATTAGGACATATTCAAAAAAGATAAAATTTGTATATAGACAAAAATAAAAAAAGTTGCAGATTTAAAAGTCGGCAACTTTTTTTGATAAAATATATTATTATTGATTGTAATATTAATTTTAAAATTTTTATTTTTAAAGAGTTACAGGAATTTGAATCTCAGTTATAAACTCATTTTCGTCTTCCGTTATATGACGTTCTATATGGTAAATCTCGTAACAATCTCCAGAAATTTTTAAATTATTTTCAGAAATATATTTTTTTAAGAGATTATAATAATATCCTCTGTTAGAATATCCACCTTTAAAAGTAATCGTTAAAAAATTTCCAGCAGGAAAAATCTCTCCTCTTTCTTCGTTAATGATAAAACTTTTAGAAAAAATATCATACTCTCCCTTTAAAAAATTTTCTTTTGAGATTGTGGCTCCAGCCTCATTATTTGTAAGAATAAAATCGTTATCATATTCAGTTTTTGAGTTAAGGATTTTATGTTCAAACTCTATTTCCCAATCCTTATGAAAAGAACCTTGGGAATATAAGACCATTCTCTCTGGAATATATTTTATAAGAGGTTTATCGAAAGCTTTAAATGTTTGGAAAAAATTTAGATTTTCAAGCTTATTTATAATCTCTTCCCTAAGAGAAATTAAGTTTTTAATATTTTCTTCTATTTTTTCAAGTTGAAATTCTAGAATCTCTGAGGCAGAGTTTAGAGAACGTTCATCTAAAAATTCTTTGATTTCAACAAGTCCAAGCCCAAGATTTCTAAGATTTCTAATATTATTTAGTTTCCAAATTTGATTTTTAGAATAATATCTATATCCATTTTCTCCAATAAAATCAGGTGAGATAAGACCTATTTTTTCATAGTGTCTAAGTATATCAGAACTAATATTATAGAGCTTGCTAATCTCTCCAATTCTATATAAATTTTCTTGTTTTTTCAAAATAATTCACCTCTTTTATTATTGTTTATATAAACATTAATATAAAATTGAATTATCCTCTAACTAATTTGTCAGCTACTAAAAGAGCTTTTTTATTTTCTAATACATCATGAACTCTTACTATTTCAACACCTTTTTCAATTCCTAATATACTAGTTGCTATAGTTCCTTCACATCTTTCTTTTGGAGGAACATTATTAAGTAAAGCTCCAATAAATCTTTTTCTTGAAGTTCCAAGTAAGATTGGAGCCATATCTTTTAATTCGTCCATTCTTCTTAAAACTTCGATATTTTGATCAAAATCTTTTCCAAAACCAATTCCTGGGTCAATGAAAACTTTTTCACGAGGGATATTATTTTTGTCTATAAGCTCAAAACTTCTTTCAAAAAACTCTCTCATAGAAATTATAATATCCTTATCATACTCAGTAGAATTTTGGTTATGCATCACAATAACTATCGGATCATATTTAGCTATAACACGAGCCATCTCTCCATTATCATATTGAAGACCCCAAACATCATTTAAAATATGAGCTCCAGCCTCTAAAGCTTTTTCGGCTACTTCCCATCTATATGTATCAACAGAAATAAGAACATCTAGCTCTTTTGAAAGTTTTTCTATAATAGGAACAACTCTACGAATTTCTTCTTCAACAGGGACATCTTCATGACCTGGACGAGTTGACATTCCACCTATATCAATTATGTCAGCTCCATCTCTTACCATCTCTTTTGCATGTTCAATAGCTTTTGTAACATTAAAAAAATCTCCTCCGTCAGAAAAAGAATCTGGAGTAACATTTAAAATTCCCATAACTAAAGTTCTTTTTCCAATCTCTATTTTTTTGTCTTTTACTTTTATAATTCTTGCCATAGTTTCTCCTTTCAGTATACAAAATAATTATTATTGAGTATAGACATATAAAAAATTTAATATTTTTTTTATTTTAAAATTGCAATTTTATTTCTAAAAATATATTTTTCATTGGTGTAAAATAAAAAATATTATTGAAGATACACATATTTTTAGTATAATAATTATTAAGAATTAGAACTTTTTTCTAAAATATTTTTAATCTCCATTATAGATATTCTTTTAATAGGGTGAATTATATATGGAGCTATCTCAAAAAGAGGTTCTAATACAAAAAGTCTATCACACATATATGGGTGTGGAACAGTAAGATTTTCTTCATTGATAATTTCATCATCAAAAAGAATAATATCTAAATCTATAATTCTTGGTCCCCATTTTATAACTCTTTTTCTACCCATAATAGTTTCTATTTCTAAAAGTTTTTGAATAAGTTCTTGTGGAGTGAAAAGAGTTTTTATTTCAATGCAACCATTTAAAAACATATCTTGGTTAGTATATCCATAAGGTTCAGTTTCTAATATTGTGCTTTGTTTTGTAACAAAAGTATCAGGTAAATTTTTTATATTTTCAATAGCTTTAAGAAGATTTTCTTTTTTATCTCCCATATTAGAACCAAGAGATATATAAGCTTTATGCCACTTTCTAGTAATTTCCACAGCAACAAAATCAAAATGTTTTTTGATAGGTGCCCAAGGTTTTTTTATACAAACTTTCACTTCTGATATAAGAGGATATTTTCTTAAAATCATAGTGGCAATTTCTTCAGCACAAGTTTCTATCAAATCAAAAGAGTTTCCAAGAAAAATCTTTTCTATATCATCAGCTACAAAACCATAGTGAGTAGATTTTGTAAGATCGCCAGTTTTTCCAGCCTCTCTTGTAGAAGTAGTCATCTCAACAGAAACTAAAAATTTTTGTCCCAAATTTTTTTCCTCTTGAAAAACTCCGTGAGTTCCAATAAATTCCAAATTTTCTATAATTATTTTATCCATAAAAATCTCCTAAAAAATTTTTTCTTTCAGGAAAATATTATAACATTTTTCTTTTGATAAAAAAAGTCTAATAAAAATTTTATTATTGTATATAGACATTTATAATTTTTATATTATAAAGGGATTAAAAAAGGACTGAAGATATAATCAACAGTCCATAAAAATTTTTCATTAATCATTTAGTTTAAGAAGAGACATAACTTCATTTCTTTTTTCAGAATTTTTTTCAAAAATTCCTTTAGAACAACTAGTTATTATTTTTGTTCCAGGCTTTCTAACTCCTCTCATAGTCATGCAAAGATGTTCAGCCTCAATTACTATAAAAACTCCCAAAGGATTTAGCCCTTCAACAATAGTATTTGCAATATCCTCTGTAAGTCTTTCTTGAAGTTGTGGTCTTTTTGAAAAAGTTTCAATAACTTTTATAATATCCCCAAATCCTATAATTTTTTTATTTGGAATATAAGCTAGAGATATTTTTCCAAAAAATGGAAGAAAGTGATGTTCACACATAGAATAGAAATTTATATTTTTTTCAATAACTATGTTATTGTTATTACATTCAAAGGTATTTTTAAAAAAATCTAAAGGATTTATATTGATACCAGAGAAGAAATCCAAATAAAAATCTTCAATTCTTTTTGGAGTGTTGGCAAAAACTTCATCATTTATATATTTTTTATCTCTGTCTATTTCTAATAAAATATCATTAAAAGATTCTTTTATACTCATTTTTTTCTCCTAGATTTTATATTTTGTAATATTATACAATAAAAAATATAAAAATAAAAATATATTTTTTGGTAAAAAAAAACTCTCTATGAAAGAGAGTTAAAATCTTTATAAATGGCTGGGATGGCTGGATTCGAACCAACGCATAACGGAGTCAAAGTCCGTTGCCTTACCGCTTGGCGACATCCCAACAACATTAATAATTTTATCATATTTATTTTTATTTGTCAATTTATTTTTTTAAAAAATAAAAAAACTTTTAGAAATCAATAGTTTTTATAAAAAAACCTTGGTACCTAAAGTATCAAGGTTATAAAAAATATTTTATTTTTTATTATTCAACAGGTGCAGCTTCTACTTGAGCTTCTCCTTCAGCCTTTAAAACTTCATTGTATTTTTCTATAACAACGTCAGTTATCTCTTTTCTTAATTCTAGTGTGATTGGGTGAGCTATATCTTTGTATTCCCCATCAGGCATTTTTCTTGAA from Fusobacterium perfoetens includes these protein-coding regions:
- a CDS encoding chromosomal replication initiator DnaA, with translation MAEKDKEYGDIVESFNIASSGSLIEDINKMDMKMKELPDIEVKEVVIQGAGNFLNLQGNIINIPVEMIVFPFFTPQKQNKRINFQYSFEDLGVTMYCTLVAKDNTDMVYQPSMFEEKIYNYLICMYEGKKDSPTEEGEYIEFEISDFIVNFLGNKMNRVYYTKVEQALKNLKSTEYQFVVSNHTKFGKYRFEDEEFKLLTYQKLKKGKKVFYRVLLNKNIRQKIKDKRYIKYNSKALMEIITKDPIAGRIYKYISKIRYDEIDGRINLRTLAAIIPLRMEQETERTTKTGKTKIYILSRAKQVLKRVLKAFDVLVELGYVLEYSYDESKKEDTYYINYTFNLEKDGECHISTFIEGNKAKMLMNKNKNSGSSSNISSKKQKLDDIEEAEIIEINEPIKKETPLKEVPKKKPTQKPKADPYKDLPMSLVELIQKAKRNIYVARAWDKRTDTKIKKIFNEDGEELAGEVLKILYKNLTKNIKTTLVQYINGVLKNIDRGEITEKQNLTLFNNEVKEKTIISKKKIKQARKSIKKSINVTDIKNLKEELDIPIDIIEEFEKLDDYEKLKVEEEAIKLCSSDTGTNEKFLLLMKESSKVIYLNTIKKYIGQILEKNKL
- the rpmH gene encoding 50S ribosomal protein L34, whose translation is MAKFHTYQPNNRKYKKDHGFRARMKTKGGRQVLKRRRAKGRKRLSA
- the rnpA gene encoding ribonuclease P protein component, producing the protein MENLKKNAEFQKIYNFGKKSYGYYSLVFFMKNNLDHNRCGFVASKKIGNAVCRNRIKRLFREYYREMEEKIQVGYDFIFVGKRSAGEKFKELKFQEMKKDIDKVFKRSNLFKD
- the yidD gene encoding membrane protein insertion efficiency factor YidD, whose translation is MKKIVLLLIRGYQKFLSPILGKNCIFIPSCSAYTYEAIEKYGIIGGGLLGIKRILRCHPFNQGGYDPVPELNKNKERKK
- a CDS encoding YidC/Oxa1 family membrane protein insertase, which encodes MFHQVTGSYGMAIILLTIFIKIVLLPLTIKQDKSMKEMKKLQPKIEEIKKKYGSDKQLLNQKTMELYQEHKVNPAGGCLPIIIQLPILWALFGVLRKEGVIPDETFLWFTLAAPDKFYILPILNGVVSFVQQKVMGSADNPQMKQMMYMFPIMMIFISYKLPGGLQLYWLMSSLTAVIQQYFIMKRGE
- a CDS encoding protein jag → MAENIEIKAMSSEEAKQRAIRVLNIKEEQILNVIEKVKSKSFLGLFSKEGTYEVEYTLEEIVPQIEKEEEKIVEEVKVVEVEPIDERHTARDLRKERNERKAKQQKPAKPFEKKEKPKVEVAITKEVKVEQEKKIENVEPDQEKVARILEVTKGLIENMGLNLEVEFSGTVGKNYVINISGEDKGIIIGKKGKTLNSFEYLLNSLIKDIRIDVDVEGFKEKRNDTLIELANKMAIKAIKTKKVIRLNPMPPRERKIIHEIINQYPELDTYSEGKDPKRYIIIKRKR
- the mnmE gene encoding tRNA uridine-5-carboxymethylaminomethyl(34) synthesis GTPase MnmE, whose protein sequence is MMFDTIAAISTPRGEGGIGIVRLSGDESLGILSKIFKPKSKKDVKDIKSYTINYGHIYDGDELIDEVLVSVMKAPNTYTREDIVEINCHGGYLITQKVLELVLKSGAKIAEPGEFTRRAFLNGRLDLTQAEAVIDLIHGKTDKSISLSLNNLRGDLRDQINHLKKILLDVAAHVNVVLDYPEEGVDEPIPEHLIIELHNVKDTITKLVESYDKGKMIKEGIKTAIVGKPNVGKSSLLNSILREERAIVTSIAGTTRDTIEEIINIKGIPLIMVDTAGIRKTQDEVENIGVQKSKKMLKEADLVLFVLDSSRDFSDEDREIYDSIESEKVIGILNKIDMEKKLDITNLTKVKKWIEISALENIGIDTLENEIYNFILSENIEDSSEKLIITNIRHKSALEKTKKSIENIFETIDMGYPMDLIAVDLNDALDSLSEVTGEISSEDLLDHIFSNFCVGK
- the mnmG gene encoding tRNA uridine-5-carboxymethylaminomethyl(34) synthesis enzyme MnmG, producing the protein MDNLYDVIVVGGGHGGVEAALASARLGRRTLLITLSLDTISMMSCNPSIGGPGKSNLVAEMDILGGEMGRHIDKYNLQLKDLNTSKGPAARITRGQADKYLYRVKMKDLVENTKNLDSLQESVDEIIVENGKIKGVVTSLGLRYYADAVVLATGTFLNGRIVIGDIEYVGGRQGEKAAEKLSDSIIKAGIHMERYQTATPPRVDKKTVDFSKTEELFGEKHPRYFSIFTEKDENNVVPTWLTHTTEKTIDKIQELLKYSPIVSGIIETHGPRHCPSIDRKVLNFPEKKNHQIFLELESSESNELYINGLTTAMPPFAQDEILKTIAGLENAKIMRYGYAVEYDYIPAYQMYPSLENKIVEGLFTAGQINGTSGYEEAAAQGFIAGVNAARKTMGKEPVIIDRSEGYIGVLIDDIIHKKTPEPYRALPSRSEYRLTLRFDNGFMRLLDKAIEIGILSEDKIETLKKAKEDVLREVENLKALKVPMRQANEILKKYGSDKQVTKGITANELLKFKEITYEIMAEELGLNIEEYPNFVRSQIETMTKYDIFIKRENEQIEKFKRLEGIMIPKDFDFEKVVGISNIARAGLCEVKPLSIGEASRISGVTGNDIAILLGHIQKR